One segment of Candidatus Atribacteria bacterium ADurb.Bin276 DNA contains the following:
- the fucK gene encoding L-fuculokinase, which translates to MNQYILVLDCGATTLRAVAVGMKGEILAISALPNAPRLQSGCEDCLIWDLDEIWNKFLQIIPKVRSQVNGKVVAVTVTTFGADGTTVKKDGTLTYPVISWQCSRTTEWAKRIASLISPREIFRLTGYQIIPFNTIIKLLWMRENVPEALDEADTYMMMPGLLSYKLCGEMSFDYPSASTTMMIDIRTKKWSERLLSLVGLDETFFPPFLPSGGVIGRITEKVSSETGIPLGIPVIAAGHDTQFALIGSMADQSEMVLSSGTWEIAAIRILEYRDSERAFETGIMTEFDAVDGLWDPQMLMMAGGVVEWVRRNFFADIKDRSDIYSLMIDNAREIEPGSGGVIVVPSFMPSGPNKPYETQGTILGLGLTTDRSQVYRAALEGLSFQLKQAVKAFYETFSFEPTAVRVVGGGSKNHLWNQIRADVLGLPVITTSCEEGTVLGAALFAMVGSGIARSIEEAKKMVEISTRVWEPSENWPYYQKLYEEYEKLPLFLASHYRNKI; encoded by the coding sequence GTGAATCAATATATTTTGGTACTTGATTGTGGCGCAACAACGCTCCGGGCAGTAGCAGTTGGGATGAAAGGAGAAATATTGGCTATTTCGGCCTTGCCTAATGCTCCCCGATTGCAAAGTGGGTGCGAAGATTGTCTCATTTGGGATTTAGATGAAATATGGAATAAGTTTTTACAGATTATTCCTAAGGTAAGGTCTCAAGTCAATGGAAAGGTAGTAGCAGTCACTGTTACCACCTTTGGAGCTGATGGAACGACGGTAAAGAAGGATGGTACATTAACTTATCCGGTTATATCCTGGCAATGTTCTCGAACAACCGAATGGGCAAAAAGGATTGCATCGTTAATATCCCCACGAGAAATTTTCCGACTCACTGGCTATCAAATAATTCCTTTCAATACCATTATTAAGCTATTGTGGATGAGAGAAAATGTTCCAGAAGCATTGGATGAAGCCGATACCTATATGATGATGCCTGGGTTATTAAGCTATAAGCTTTGCGGAGAAATGTCTTTTGATTATCCCTCGGCTTCAACGACCATGATGATTGATATTCGTACCAAAAAATGGTCGGAGCGTTTATTATCTTTAGTTGGATTAGATGAAACCTTTTTTCCACCATTTCTTCCTAGTGGGGGGGTGATCGGGCGGATTACGGAAAAAGTGTCATCAGAAACCGGGATTCCCTTAGGAATTCCAGTTATTGCTGCTGGTCATGATACTCAATTCGCTTTAATTGGGTCAATGGCTGACCAAAGTGAAATGGTTTTGAGTTCGGGAACCTGGGAAATTGCTGCGATACGGATCCTAGAATATCGTGACTCAGAAAGAGCTTTTGAAACGGGTATTATGACCGAATTTGATGCGGTAGATGGTCTTTGGGACCCTCAAATGCTGATGATGGCCGGTGGTGTGGTGGAGTGGGTTCGACGGAATTTTTTTGCTGACATTAAAGATCGATCAGACATCTATTCATTGATGATTGATAATGCCAGAGAGATTGAACCGGGAAGTGGGGGAGTTATAGTGGTTCCCTCCTTTATGCCCTCCGGTCCGAATAAGCCTTATGAAACACAAGGAACGATCTTAGGGCTAGGGCTAACTACTGATCGTTCGCAAGTTTATCGAGCTGCTCTGGAAGGATTATCCTTTCAACTTAAGCAAGCGGTAAAAGCATTTTATGAAACCTTTAGTTTTGAACCAACAGCAGTAAGGGTGGTTGGAGGAGGTTCAAAAAACCACCTTTGGAATCAAATACGAGCAGATGTTTTAGGACTTCCGGTGATTACTACTTCTTGCGAGGAAGGGACCGTTTTAGGAGCAGCTCTCTTTGCTATGGTTGGTTCCGGTATAGCTCGATCCATCGAAGAAGCAAAAAAAATGGTCGAAATATCCACTCGGGTATGGGAACCTTCGGAAAATTGGCCCTATTATCAAAAATTATATGAAGAGTATGAAAAGCTTCCTCTTTTCTTGGCTTCTCATTATCGAAATAAGATCTGA
- the ribU gene encoding Riboflavin transporter RibU, whose translation MKCRNLVYTGAFSALSIVLSYLIHFPLIPSAPFLLYDPGDVPILIMGLKFSPGIGVVMTAIVSVLFAVLTGQGGPWGVLMHFIATGVYVLTASLIYRRQRNLSSAVKGLIIAPLVMTGVMVIANLLVTPLYLGVTREMVIGMLLPAIIPFNLLKGAINGIITFLLYKKVSNFLEAGDQCVSKPNAVRQ comes from the coding sequence ATGAAGTGTCGAAATTTGGTTTATACTGGAGCATTTTCTGCTCTATCCATTGTTTTGAGCTATTTAATCCACTTCCCCCTAATTCCTTCGGCACCCTTTTTGCTTTATGATCCTGGTGATGTACCCATATTGATTATGGGCCTTAAATTCAGTCCTGGAATTGGCGTGGTCATGACTGCCATCGTATCAGTTTTATTTGCGGTTTTAACCGGGCAGGGAGGTCCTTGGGGAGTGCTTATGCATTTTATAGCTACTGGTGTATATGTATTGACTGCTAGTTTGATTTACCGAAGACAAAGAAACCTCTCTTCAGCAGTAAAGGGTTTGATTATTGCTCCTTTGGTGATGACGGGGGTTATGGTGATAGCTAATCTTTTGGTTACGCCTTTGTACTTAGGAGTGACTCGAGAAATGGTTATCGGCATGTTGCTTCCTGCCATTATACCCTTTAATCTTCTCAAAGGTGCTATTAATGGAATTATTACATTTTTGCTCTATAAAAAAGTCAGCAACTTTCTTGAGGCTGGCGATCAGTGTGTTTCAAAACCCAATGCTGTTAGACAATAA
- the ogt gene encoding Methylated-DNA--protein-cysteine methyltransferase, with the protein MKKSNLFFYSFLTTLLGTAVIGWQNDLLAAFVLPQPTPEEAFQYLQSYHLPQHDSFVLETKLPWPDFSDKVNTYFSGKKVEFTEPVIIEQFPDYTRQILDITKNIPWGEVKTYQQVAQLSSRKRAYRAVGQALHRNPIPLIIPCHRVVAKSSLGGFGYGLDWKLRLLTLENIQL; encoded by the coding sequence GTGAAAAAATCAAATCTCTTTTTTTATTCATTTCTAACCACACTATTAGGTACGGCAGTTATTGGCTGGCAAAATGACCTGCTGGCTGCATTTGTTCTACCTCAACCAACCCCTGAAGAAGCTTTCCAATATCTCCAGTCCTACCATCTCCCCCAGCACGATTCATTCGTACTTGAAACTAAATTGCCCTGGCCAGATTTTTCTGATAAGGTCAATACTTATTTTTCCGGGAAAAAAGTTGAATTTACTGAACCAGTTATTATTGAGCAATTTCCCGATTACACCCGCCAGATATTGGATATCACCAAAAATATACCTTGGGGAGAAGTAAAAACCTACCAACAGGTTGCACAATTATCCTCACGAAAAAGAGCTTATCGGGCAGTAGGCCAAGCTTTACATCGTAATCCGATTCCTTTGATTATCCCCTGTCACCGGGTCGTCGCCAAAAGTTCTTTAGGAGGATTCGGTTACGGGTTAGACTGGAAATTACGTTTACTGACCCTCGAAAATATTCAGCTATAA
- a CDS encoding ABC transporter substrate binding protein — protein MRKILFFTLLVLLSIGLVLPATAAEPIKIGIMQIVDHPALNATRDGVRDVLQEVYGYVPDQDIIYDMQSAQGDVATANTIARKFVSDQVDVIVSIATPTSQAVANATKEIPIVFSAVTDPVSAGLVKDLNKPGGNVTGVSDMTPVDRQVEMLKYVFPDAKNLGTVYNAGEVNSVVTNDLAKVACEKYGMSLIEATVSTSADVAIATQSLVGKVDAIYVSTDNTVVSALETVIKVCQDKKIPLILADPTTLEKGATMALGFDYYLHGRQTGDMVARILKGEKPSDIPVEFANKLVLMVNSKNLEILGVQADDFKALLEKYVEDMRSQNVEVTLEFK, from the coding sequence ATGAGAAAGATACTTTTTTTCACATTATTGGTTTTGTTGTCAATAGGGTTGGTTTTGCCAGCAACGGCTGCTGAACCGATAAAGATTGGGATCATGCAGATTGTTGACCATCCGGCTTTAAATGCAACCCGAGATGGTGTAAGAGATGTCCTTCAAGAGGTCTATGGATATGTTCCCGATCAGGACATTATCTATGATATGCAATCAGCTCAAGGTGATGTAGCAACTGCCAACACCATAGCACGTAAATTTGTATCCGATCAGGTTGATGTTATCGTTTCAATTGCAACACCCACCTCCCAGGCAGTGGCTAATGCCACCAAAGAAATACCAATTGTTTTTTCTGCGGTAACTGATCCAGTCAGTGCTGGTTTAGTTAAAGATCTTAATAAACCGGGTGGAAATGTTACTGGTGTATCCGATATGACACCGGTAGACCGACAAGTCGAAATGCTAAAATATGTATTCCCTGATGCCAAAAATTTAGGTACCGTTTATAACGCTGGTGAGGTTAATTCGGTGGTAACCAACGATTTAGCAAAAGTTGCTTGTGAAAAATATGGAATGTCTCTTATCGAAGCCACCGTTTCAACATCGGCTGATGTGGCTATTGCCACACAATCCCTGGTTGGTAAGGTCGATGCAATTTATGTTTCAACCGATAATACAGTAGTGAGTGCTCTGGAAACGGTAATCAAGGTTTGTCAAGACAAAAAAATACCGTTAATCTTGGCCGATCCTACAACCTTGGAAAAGGGAGCAACTATGGCTTTAGGATTTGATTATTATTTGCATGGTCGTCAGACCGGTGACATGGTAGCTCGAATTCTAAAAGGAGAAAAGCCATCTGATATCCCGGTAGAGTTTGCCAACAAATTGGTTTTAATGGTTAACAGTAAAAACTTGGAAATACTGGGAGTTCAAGCTGATGATTTTAAAGCCCTTTTAGAAAAGTATGTTGAAGACATGAGATCACAGAACGTTGAGGTCACTTTAGAGTTCAAATAA
- a CDS encoding ribose ABC transporter permease protein, whose protein sequence is MYDYFIFSVQEGLLYGILALGVYITFRCLDFPDLTVDGSFPLGAAVFASLVYRGFGPIESMIAAFIAGALAGLLTGVLHTFSKIPALLSGILTMTCLYSINLRIMGRPNISLSENLGHRTIFTMLRDSLNGIPESYLRLFFLIGLIFLIKILLDLFLQTEIGLAIRATGDNETLVEAQGINPDRIKLVGISLSNALVAFSGAMFAQYQGFVDINMGIGMVVLGLASVIVGEVLLRGRIILVITLQVIIGAVVYRLATATALNYGYSIGFKPYDLKLFTGLLVIIILSFPVIKAKFRRVK, encoded by the coding sequence TTGTACGACTATTTTATTTTTAGTGTACAGGAAGGATTGCTATACGGAATTCTTGCTTTAGGCGTGTATATTACTTTTCGTTGTTTAGACTTTCCTGATCTAACCGTTGATGGGAGCTTCCCGTTGGGAGCGGCAGTTTTTGCTTCATTGGTTTATCGAGGATTTGGCCCGATTGAAAGCATGATAGCTGCTTTTATAGCTGGAGCCTTAGCCGGTCTATTAACTGGAGTATTGCATACTTTTTCGAAAATTCCAGCTCTCTTATCGGGAATTCTTACCATGACCTGTTTATATTCTATTAATTTAAGGATTATGGGGCGACCTAACATATCACTTTCTGAAAATCTTGGACATCGAACGATTTTCACCATGCTGAGGGATTCCCTCAACGGCATTCCAGAAAGCTATCTTCGTCTCTTTTTTTTAATTGGTCTTATTTTTCTTATTAAAATTTTATTAGACCTTTTTTTGCAAACCGAAATTGGTTTAGCTATCCGGGCTACTGGTGATAATGAAACTCTGGTTGAGGCCCAAGGGATTAATCCTGACCGAATCAAACTGGTGGGAATTTCTCTTTCTAATGCTTTGGTAGCATTCTCTGGTGCCATGTTTGCTCAATATCAGGGTTTTGTTGATATCAATATGGGAATTGGTATGGTAGTTTTAGGCCTGGCTTCAGTGATCGTTGGAGAAGTTCTTTTAAGAGGGAGAATTATTCTGGTAATAACCCTTCAGGTTATTATTGGAGCGGTGGTATATCGATTGGCTACCGCAACTGCCTTGAACTACGGGTACAGTATTGGGTTTAAACCCTATGATTTGAAGCTTTTTACCGGTCTTTTGGTTATCATTATTCTCTCTTTTCCGGTAATAAAAGCGAAGTTTAGGAGAGTGAAATAG
- the yxdL gene encoding ABC transporter ATP-binding protein YxdL, producing MLQLEHIDKVFFRNTPDERWALRNLSCTVQPDEFVTIVGSNGAGKTTLLNIVSGNHFPDRGRVIIEDHDVTSLPAFRRARFIGRVFQNTSQGSAASLTIEENFAIAYAKGRTRGLRLAISEHLRKKIREKLAEVGLGLENRLRDRVGLLSGGQRQALALLMATIGNPKILLLDEHTANLDPKTAEKIMNLTNLLIRDDHLTAFMITHDLGDALKYGTRTILMDDGGIVLDISGEERKKMTINELLERFSERRHKKFANDRVLLSTETKEG from the coding sequence GTGTTACAACTTGAACACATTGATAAAGTATTTTTTAGAAATACTCCAGATGAACGATGGGCTTTGAGAAACCTTTCCTGCACTGTTCAGCCTGATGAGTTTGTCACTATTGTAGGGAGTAATGGTGCTGGAAAAACAACCTTGTTGAATATTGTCAGCGGAAACCATTTTCCCGACCGAGGAAGGGTGATTATAGAAGATCATGATGTAACATCCCTACCAGCTTTTCGTCGAGCTCGTTTTATTGGCAGAGTTTTCCAAAATACCTCCCAAGGATCAGCAGCATCGTTGACCATTGAAGAGAATTTTGCCATTGCTTACGCCAAAGGAAGAACCAGGGGGCTCCGTCTGGCAATTTCTGAACATTTGAGAAAAAAAATTCGAGAGAAATTAGCAGAAGTTGGTTTAGGATTAGAAAACCGCCTTCGAGATCGAGTGGGGCTTTTATCAGGCGGTCAGCGTCAAGCCTTAGCGTTGCTTATGGCAACTATCGGGAATCCCAAAATTTTACTTTTAGATGAGCACACCGCTAACCTTGATCCCAAAACTGCTGAAAAAATCATGAATTTAACCAATCTTCTCATTCGGGATGATCATCTGACAGCGTTTATGATTACCCATGACTTGGGAGATGCTCTGAAATATGGGACTCGAACTATTCTTATGGATGATGGTGGAATTGTTTTAGATATCTCGGGAGAAGAAAGAAAAAAAATGACTATCAATGAGCTTTTAGAGCGGTTTAGTGAACGTCGCCATAAAAAATTTGCTAACGATCGCGTGTTGCTTTCTACTGAAACCAAGGAAGGTTAA
- the trpB_1 gene encoding Tryptophan synthase beta chain translates to MEEANRIYLSEREMPTIWYNIIPDLPRPLDPPLHPGTKEPVTPQDLEPIFPPSLIQQEVSSQRFIDIPGEVLDIYRLWRPSPLYRARRLEKALQTPARIYFKYEGDSPVGSHKPNTAVAQAYYNKKDGTKRLTTETGAGQWGSALSMACHYFGMECTVYMVNVSYRQKPYRRVLMQTWGANVFPSPSENTKTGSDILHETPDSIGSLAIAISEAIEDAVNTPHSKYSLGSVLNHVLLHQTIIGEETKLQLEKVGEKYPDIVIGCVGGGSNFGGMAFPFLRDKIAGTKNFRAIAVEPKSCSTLLTGKYEYDLGDVAGMTPYLKMYTLGHDFIPPGIHAGGLRYHGMAPLVSLLYNAGIIEAQSYKQNEIFDSAVLFTKTEAILPAPESAHAIKAAIEEAKKCKETGEDKVIVFNLSGNGYLDLGAYDIFVNGGFPEANNGS, encoded by the coding sequence ATGGAAGAGGCAAACCGAATATACCTGAGCGAAAGGGAGATGCCGACCATCTGGTATAATATCATTCCAGATTTACCACGGCCTCTTGATCCCCCGTTGCATCCAGGCACAAAAGAACCGGTTACTCCTCAAGATTTGGAACCAATTTTTCCACCGAGCCTAATACAGCAGGAAGTAAGCAGCCAGCGTTTCATTGATATACCTGGTGAAGTGCTTGATATATACCGCCTCTGGCGTCCCTCACCCTTGTATCGTGCTCGACGGTTGGAAAAAGCCTTACAAACACCAGCCCGTATCTATTTTAAATATGAAGGCGACAGCCCGGTTGGGAGTCACAAACCAAATACCGCAGTAGCACAGGCTTATTATAACAAAAAGGATGGAACTAAACGTTTGACTACTGAAACTGGTGCCGGCCAATGGGGTTCGGCACTTTCTATGGCTTGCCATTATTTTGGTATGGAGTGCACGGTTTATATGGTAAATGTAAGCTATCGTCAAAAGCCTTATCGCCGGGTATTAATGCAAACTTGGGGTGCTAATGTATTTCCCAGCCCCAGTGAGAACACTAAAACTGGGAGTGATATACTTCATGAAACTCCCGATTCAATAGGTAGTTTGGCAATAGCAATCAGTGAGGCCATCGAAGATGCAGTGAATACTCCTCATTCCAAATATAGTCTGGGGAGTGTTCTTAACCATGTTCTTCTTCACCAAACAATAATTGGTGAAGAAACAAAACTGCAGTTGGAAAAGGTTGGAGAGAAGTATCCCGATATTGTTATTGGTTGTGTTGGGGGTGGTAGCAACTTTGGAGGAATGGCTTTTCCATTCCTGCGTGATAAAATTGCTGGTACGAAGAATTTTCGAGCAATAGCGGTTGAACCCAAATCTTGTTCCACTTTGCTAACTGGGAAATATGAATACGACTTAGGAGATGTTGCTGGGATGACACCTTATTTAAAAATGTATACCCTCGGTCATGACTTTATCCCGCCAGGAATTCATGCCGGTGGTCTACGATACCATGGTATGGCTCCTTTGGTAAGTTTATTGTATAATGCGGGTATTATCGAAGCTCAATCCTATAAGCAAAATGAAATTTTTGACTCAGCTGTTCTTTTCACCAAGACCGAGGCAATTTTACCCGCTCCTGAAAGTGCTCATGCAATTAAGGCGGCTATTGAAGAAGCTAAGAAATGCAAAGAAACCGGAGAAGATAAGGTTATTGTCTTTAATCTCAGTGGTAATGGTTATCTTGATTTAGGAGCCTATGATATTTTTGTTAATGGAGGTTTCCCTGAAGCCAATAATGGTTCATAA
- a CDS encoding Radical SAM superfamily protein translates to MNEHILLVNPWIYDFTAYDLWMKPLGLLYLASHLKNSGYKVTLLDCMDRHYPFMPLPDHPGPKRLKSVGCGSYYREKIPKPAQFLSIPRYWSRFGIPWDEVKKQLKEIEPPGWVFITGTMTYWYPGQVAFLNLVRQLWGKTQVIIGGWYPTLCSEHAHQWGFDRIIEGIDPLLVIKQLSSDFKELSTITGYKEFFSVKPAFDLYKKLDYTVVLTSIGCPFRCTYCASGRYFSEFWRRPWEQVLDEITYDYENYRIQDLAFYDDALLYRAEESFLPLLKALQKERLPLRFHLPNSIHARYVTREIAELMRECNFETLRISLEFSDVDSQKNTGNKVDNFIFEKAIQSFIQAGYAPEELEVYLLFGLPGLKAKDYELSIEYVTDLGLKPRLSLFSPLPGTPDFEKVIMHQIKDDPLFQNKIAYLYLSEQNELYEALQRKISKYTFFH, encoded by the coding sequence ATGAATGAACATATTCTTTTAGTCAATCCTTGGATTTATGATTTTACCGCTTATGACCTCTGGATGAAGCCATTGGGACTACTTTATCTGGCATCTCACTTGAAGAATTCTGGTTATAAGGTTACCCTCCTAGATTGTATGGATCGCCATTACCCTTTTATGCCTCTACCAGACCATCCGGGGCCGAAACGGCTTAAAAGTGTGGGTTGTGGTAGTTATTATCGGGAAAAGATTCCTAAACCGGCTCAATTTTTGTCGATTCCTCGTTATTGGTCACGTTTTGGAATACCTTGGGATGAAGTTAAGAAACAACTCAAGGAGATTGAACCCCCAGGATGGGTGTTTATCACTGGTACCATGACTTATTGGTATCCTGGTCAAGTCGCTTTTTTAAATCTTGTTCGTCAATTATGGGGAAAAACTCAAGTAATTATTGGTGGTTGGTATCCTACTCTCTGTTCAGAACATGCTCACCAATGGGGATTCGACCGGATCATTGAAGGGATTGACCCCTTGCTGGTCATCAAGCAACTCAGTTCAGATTTCAAGGAATTATCTACTATTACAGGTTATAAAGAGTTTTTTTCGGTGAAGCCAGCTTTTGATCTTTATAAAAAACTTGACTATACGGTCGTTTTGACTTCTATCGGTTGCCCCTTTCGCTGTACTTATTGTGCTTCCGGGAGGTATTTCTCAGAATTTTGGCGGCGGCCCTGGGAGCAGGTACTCGATGAAATTACCTATGATTATGAGAATTACCGGATTCAAGACCTAGCTTTTTATGATGATGCATTGCTTTATCGAGCCGAAGAAAGTTTTCTACCCCTTCTAAAAGCTTTACAAAAAGAACGACTCCCCCTTCGTTTTCACCTCCCCAATTCTATCCATGCCCGGTATGTAACTCGGGAAATTGCCGAACTCATGAGAGAATGTAACTTTGAAACCCTTCGAATTAGCCTAGAATTTTCCGATGTCGATAGCCAAAAAAACACTGGAAATAAGGTGGATAATTTCATTTTTGAAAAAGCCATTCAATCTTTTATACAAGCCGGTTATGCCCCTGAAGAACTGGAAGTCTATCTTCTTTTTGGCCTTCCTGGTTTAAAGGCGAAGGACTATGAATTGTCGATTGAATATGTTACTGATTTGGGATTAAAGCCTCGTTTGTCTCTATTTTCTCCACTTCCTGGTACACCAGATTTCGAAAAGGTTATCATGCATCAAATCAAAGATGACCCCTTGTTTCAAAATAAAATAGCTTATCTTTACCTATCCGAACAAAATGAGTTATATGAGGCGTTGCAAAGGAAAATATCTAAATATACTTTTTTCCATTAA